The genome window TGCTGTAATCCATGAAGCAACAGACAACTGAGGAGGAGGAATTGCACCTTCCTCTCTTTGATATTGCTTGACCACCTTGTCAAGCCATTCTTGGGGTTGCATCCAAAATGCTTGGTAGCCAAGAACATATTCTGCAACTTTCAACTCAAAGCCTAAAGGCTTGTCCGAAAGACTTTCCAGAGGTTTTCCATCAGGATCCACTACTGTTAGAAAACCTGCCCAGCCAAAATTGTAAGGGTGAAGGACATAAATATTCTTTTCTGAACAAATCTTGTCAAAGACAAACGGAATGTCGCTCTTGAAGTCCAAGGCATTGATGGCAACATCATGTCCCTCTATCAATCCCTCTACATTATCATGGTCAACAAACTTATTGATGACCGTG of Segatella copri contains these proteins:
- a CDS encoding ThiF family adenylyltransferase, with product MEKMYSRNRIYIKPDEQEKIKHFRVLLGGAGLGSVIAECALRLGFETITIIDGDKVEKSNLNRQNYRLEDVGNYKAESLAKRLLSINPQAKITVINKFVDHDNVEGLIEGHDVAINALDFKSDIPFVFDKICSEKNIYVLHPYNFGWAGFLTVVDPDGKPLESLSDKPLGFELKVAEYVLGYQAFWMQPQEWLDKVVKQYQREEGAIPPPQLSVASWITAGLCTQALFNIATGKEVKRFPKFYFSSLLQ